Proteins encoded by one window of Paraburkholderia terrae:
- a CDS encoding alpha/beta fold hydrolase, whose translation MNRLSSALSAMKDHYEVVVVGSGYGGAIAASRMARAKRSVCLLERGREFMAGDFPATALEGVAQMQYNTGVAQIGSPLALLEVHVNPDVNVVVGCGLGGTSLINANVALKPDARLWDDPRWPAALRADQANLDICYERAKTMLGATPVPDNYPNLPKLDALELSAKRLGMSDRFYRPPITVTFKDGKNAAGFDQQHCIGCGDCNSGCNHGAKNSTHMNYLPDAAAHGAQIFTGAAVHSVVRDDARGVWCVRYQPADLKRELYDAPELFVTADIVILSAGTLGSTAILLRSQDAGLPVSKQLGQHFTGNGDVLAFAFNTDKVINGVGWGTHPEGVIPPVGPCITGIIDHRNTADVKDGFVIEEGSVAAPIALGLMGVLGVAAPVEGVEMPDPAGDPPLADEARIAESVLRGPYHGAMRNTQTFLVMAHDDESGQITVEGGRPRVSWPNAGKQPIYETVEKTLIEATGALGGTYVRNPISADLFQNRTVTVHPLGGCGMAEDAAHGVVDQAGRVFSGTDGNAVHEGLYVMDGAVMPLSLGVNPLLTISALAERNCAQLAQSRGWNIDYNAAGNIAPPPALKIGLRFTETMIGSYFVGDAKPAGQRDDPAEGTPISFTVTVVSDDLDDMLANPQHQAHMIGTLTCTALSPQPMTVNDGIFNLFVVDEANVERRNMNYRMTLDTVDGKHFYLTGQKIITHTSLTELWTQTNTLYAKIRESDADDALVIGHATLIITPENFLKQQRTIEVTNTPDIETRLAYTLKFGRFFAGVLYTEYGGVAAPLQYFDPDAPPRVRRALRAPAPQITYFNTEDGKTLRLARYHGGNKGPLLLIHGSGVSSRIFSTDLIGTNLVEFLCAAHYDVWLVDLRVSIELPSATERTTADEIARYDIPAAVAKVRELTGVDGIQVIGHCLGGLALSMSLMSGLKGVRSAVMSQVSAHPVPGLLQRVKAGLHTPQILQHLGIKDMTAYTQDEKWPHNLLDQALKFFPVEQDETCNSAVCHRATFLYGLLYEHEQLDEQLHANLQELFGIHDVELFNQLAAMVRAGHVVDANGDDVYMPNIAGMKLPIAFIHGSENLCYLPTSTEMTYDLLVEKFGPENYERHVIDGYGHIDCVFGKRAALDVFPTIVRYLDAH comes from the coding sequence ATGAACCGCTTGTCCAGCGCCCTTTCGGCGATGAAGGACCACTACGAGGTCGTGGTCGTGGGTTCCGGCTATGGCGGCGCGATTGCCGCGAGCCGCATGGCCCGTGCGAAACGCAGCGTATGTCTGCTCGAACGCGGCCGCGAGTTCATGGCGGGCGACTTTCCCGCCACGGCGCTCGAAGGTGTCGCGCAAATGCAGTACAACACGGGCGTCGCGCAGATCGGCTCGCCGCTCGCGCTGCTCGAAGTACATGTGAATCCCGATGTGAACGTGGTGGTCGGCTGTGGACTGGGCGGCACGTCGCTGATCAACGCGAACGTCGCGCTCAAGCCCGACGCGCGCCTGTGGGACGATCCGCGCTGGCCCGCCGCCTTGCGCGCAGACCAGGCGAATCTCGACATTTGCTACGAGCGCGCCAAAACGATGCTCGGCGCAACGCCCGTCCCCGACAACTACCCCAACCTGCCGAAACTCGATGCGCTTGAGCTGTCGGCGAAACGGCTCGGCATGAGCGACCGCTTCTACCGCCCGCCCATCACGGTGACGTTCAAGGACGGCAAGAACGCGGCGGGCTTCGACCAGCAGCACTGCATCGGCTGTGGCGACTGCAATTCGGGCTGCAATCACGGCGCGAAGAACTCGACGCACATGAACTATCTGCCCGACGCCGCAGCGCATGGCGCGCAGATTTTCACGGGCGCGGCCGTGCATTCGGTGGTGCGCGACGACGCACGCGGCGTCTGGTGCGTACGCTATCAGCCCGCCGATCTGAAGCGCGAGCTGTACGACGCGCCCGAACTGTTCGTGACGGCCGACATCGTGATCCTGTCGGCGGGCACGCTCGGCTCGACGGCGATCCTGCTGCGCTCGCAGGATGCCGGCTTGCCTGTGTCGAAGCAGCTTGGCCAGCACTTCACGGGCAACGGCGACGTGCTCGCGTTCGCGTTCAACACCGACAAGGTGATCAACGGCGTCGGCTGGGGCACGCATCCGGAGGGCGTCATTCCACCTGTCGGCCCTTGTATCACGGGCATCATCGACCATCGCAACACGGCCGACGTGAAGGACGGCTTCGTGATCGAGGAAGGATCGGTCGCGGCGCCGATCGCCCTCGGCCTGATGGGCGTGCTCGGCGTCGCGGCGCCTGTCGAAGGCGTCGAAATGCCGGACCCGGCAGGCGACCCGCCGCTCGCGGACGAAGCGCGCATCGCCGAGAGCGTTCTGCGCGGCCCGTATCACGGCGCGATGCGCAACACGCAGACCTTCCTCGTGATGGCGCACGACGACGAAAGCGGCCAGATCACCGTCGAAGGCGGCCGCCCGCGCGTGAGCTGGCCGAACGCGGGCAAGCAGCCGATCTACGAAACCGTCGAAAAGACGCTGATCGAAGCGACGGGCGCGCTAGGCGGCACGTATGTGCGCAACCCGATTTCCGCCGATCTGTTCCAGAACCGCACCGTCACCGTGCATCCCTTGGGTGGCTGCGGGATGGCGGAGGATGCCGCGCACGGCGTCGTCGATCAGGCGGGCCGCGTGTTTTCCGGCACGGACGGCAACGCGGTCCACGAAGGGCTCTACGTGATGGACGGCGCGGTGATGCCGCTCTCGCTCGGCGTGAACCCGTTGCTGACGATCTCGGCGCTGGCCGAGCGCAATTGCGCGCAGCTTGCGCAGTCGCGCGGCTGGAACATCGACTACAACGCGGCGGGCAACATCGCCCCGCCGCCCGCGCTGAAAATCGGCCTGCGCTTCACCGAGACGATGATCGGCTCGTATTTTGTTGGCGATGCGAAGCCGGCGGGCCAACGGGACGATCCAGCGGAAGGCACGCCCATCAGCTTCACCGTGACCGTCGTCTCCGACGATCTCGACGACATGCTCGCGAACCCGCAGCATCAGGCGCATATGATCGGCACGCTGACGTGTACCGCCTTGTCGCCGCAGCCGATGACCGTCAACGACGGCATCTTCAACCTGTTCGTCGTCGACGAAGCGAACGTCGAACGGCGCAACATGAACTACCGGATGACGCTCGACACCGTCGACGGCAAGCATTTCTATCTGACCGGTCAGAAGATCATCACGCACACGTCGCTGACGGAACTGTGGACGCAGACGAACACGCTCTACGCGAAGATCCGCGAGTCCGATGCCGACGACGCGCTCGTCATCGGTCACGCGACGCTCATCATCACGCCCGAGAATTTCCTCAAGCAGCAGCGCACGATCGAAGTCACGAATACACCCGATATCGAAACGCGCCTTGCGTATACGCTGAAGTTCGGCCGCTTCTTTGCGGGCGTGCTGTACACGGAATACGGCGGCGTCGCGGCACCCTTGCAATATTTCGATCCCGACGCGCCGCCGCGCGTGCGCCGCGCGTTGCGCGCGCCCGCGCCGCAGATCACCTACTTCAATACCGAGGACGGCAAGACACTGCGGCTCGCCCGCTATCACGGCGGCAACAAGGGACCGCTGCTGCTGATTCACGGCTCAGGCGTATCGAGCCGCATCTTTTCGACGGACCTGATCGGCACGAACCTCGTAGAGTTCCTGTGCGCCGCGCATTACGATGTCTGGCTCGTCGATCTGCGAGTGAGCATCGAACTGCCGAGCGCGACCGAACGCACCACCGCCGATGAAATTGCACGCTACGACATTCCCGCCGCGGTCGCGAAGGTGCGCGAGCTGACGGGCGTCGACGGGATTCAGGTCATCGGGCATTGTCTGGGCGGGCTGGCCTTGAGCATGTCGCTGATGTCGGGACTCAAGGGCGTGCGGTCCGCGGTGATGTCGCAGGTGTCGGCGCATCCCGTGCCGGGACTGTTGCAGCGGGTCAAGGCCGGACTGCACACGCCGCAGATTCTTCAGCATCTGGGCATCAAGGATATGACCGCTTATACACAGGACGAGAAATGGCCGCACAACCTGCTCGATCAAGCGCTGAAGTTCTTCCCTGTCGAGCAAGACGAAACGTGCAACAGCGCCGTGTGCCATCGCGCGACGTTCCTGTATGGCCTGCTCTACGAGCACGAGCAACTCGATGAACAACTGCACGCGAACCTGCAGGAGCTATTCGGCATTCACGATGTCGAGTTGTTCAATCAGCTTGCGGCGATGGTACGCGCGGGGCACGTGGTCGATGCGAATGGGGACGACGTGTATATGCCGAACATCGCAGGCATGAAGCTACCCATCGCGTTCATTCACGGCTCGGAGAATCTCTGCTATCTGCCGACCAGCACAGAGATGACCTACGATCTTCTAGTAGAAAAGTTCGGGCCGGAGAACTACGAACGACATGTGATCGACGGATATGGACATATCGATTGCGTGTTTGGCAAGCGCGCAGCGCTCGATGTGTTCCCGACGATTGTCAGGTATCTGGATGCGCATTGA